A stretch of Dietzia lutea DNA encodes these proteins:
- a CDS encoding MDR family MFS transporter has protein sequence MTSEVSANPNAAAQAPAQGSPPLPAATVRLIALLVGAAFVVILNETIMSVALPELMVEFAVTAATAQWLTTAFMLTMAVVIPFTGWLLVRLPLRSVFVVAMSTFTAGTLFASLAVVFPMLVAGRVVQAIGTAIMIPLLMTTVLNVVPADRRGRTMGVISIVIAVAPAIGPTVGGLVLEVLSWRWMFWSVLPIGIVALVAGAVLIRNVTEPRSIPLDVLSGVLSAVGFAGIIFGLSSIGEAASGNALISPWIPVVIGAVALAVFVWRQLALKDYALLDVRAFTFPTFTVSLVLMLISMMSLFGTLILLPLYMQQVLGTSTLNSGLALLPGGLIMGVLGWFVGRAFDRIGPRPLIIPGSILASAGLWGMFTTFSDGSSLVLVVAWHIVLSVGLAFLFSPLMTSALGSLPPHLYSHGSALLNTLQQVAAAAGTALFITVMTIGIVSGAETGLGGVAAQMTGVHNALLLGAVISLVPIVGVFFVRNSAQTEGPATAPAAH, from the coding sequence GTGACGTCTGAAGTCTCCGCCAACCCCAACGCCGCCGCGCAGGCCCCTGCGCAGGGTTCGCCCCCGCTGCCCGCCGCGACCGTGCGCCTTATCGCCCTGCTCGTCGGCGCCGCGTTCGTGGTGATCCTCAACGAGACCATCATGTCCGTGGCGCTGCCCGAGCTCATGGTCGAGTTCGCGGTCACCGCCGCGACGGCGCAGTGGCTCACCACCGCCTTCATGCTCACGATGGCCGTGGTCATCCCGTTCACCGGCTGGTTGCTCGTCCGGCTGCCGCTGCGGTCGGTGTTCGTGGTCGCGATGAGCACGTTCACGGCCGGGACGCTGTTCGCCTCGCTGGCGGTGGTGTTCCCCATGCTGGTCGCGGGCCGGGTCGTGCAGGCTATCGGTACCGCGATCATGATCCCGCTGCTCATGACGACCGTCCTCAACGTGGTGCCGGCCGACCGGCGCGGCCGCACGATGGGTGTCATCTCCATCGTGATCGCCGTCGCGCCCGCCATCGGCCCCACGGTGGGCGGCCTCGTGCTCGAGGTCCTGAGCTGGCGGTGGATGTTCTGGTCGGTCCTGCCCATCGGGATCGTGGCGCTCGTGGCCGGGGCGGTCCTCATCCGCAACGTGACCGAGCCGCGCTCGATCCCGCTCGACGTCCTCTCCGGCGTGCTCTCCGCCGTCGGCTTCGCCGGCATCATCTTCGGCCTCAGCTCGATCGGCGAGGCCGCCAGCGGCAACGCCCTCATCTCGCCGTGGATCCCCGTCGTGATCGGCGCGGTCGCGCTGGCCGTGTTCGTGTGGCGTCAGCTCGCGCTCAAGGACTACGCGCTGCTCGACGTGCGGGCCTTCACCTTCCCGACCTTCACCGTGAGCCTCGTGCTCATGCTCATCTCCATGATGTCGCTGTTCGGCACCCTCATCCTGCTGCCGCTGTACATGCAGCAGGTGCTGGGCACCAGCACCCTGAACTCCGGGCTCGCCCTCCTGCCGGGCGGCCTGATCATGGGCGTGCTCGGCTGGTTTGTCGGCCGCGCGTTCGACCGGATCGGCCCGCGCCCCCTCATCATTCCCGGCTCGATCCTGGCCTCCGCCGGATTGTGGGGAATGTTCACGACCTTCTCCGACGGCAGTTCGCTGGTCCTCGTCGTGGCGTGGCACATCGTTCTCAGCGTGGGTCTGGCGTTCCTGTTCTCGCCGCTCATGACCTCCGCGCTCGGGTCCCTCCCGCCGCACCTGTATTCGCACGGTTCCGCGCTGCTCAACACGCTGCAGCAGGTCGCGGCAGCCGCCGGCACCGCGCTGTTCATCACCGTGATGACCATCGGAATCGTCTCCGGGGCCGAGACCGGGCTGGGCGGCGTCGCCGCGCAGATGACCGGTGTGCACAACGCGCTGCTGCTCGGTGCGGTCATCTCGCTGGTGCCCATCGTGGGCGTGTTCTTCGTCCGCAACAGCGCACAGACCGAGGGTCCGGCCACCGCTCCCGCCGCGCACTGA